A single window of Nicotiana tomentosiformis chromosome 1, ASM39032v3, whole genome shotgun sequence DNA harbors:
- the LOC104104651 gene encoding amidophosphoribosyltransferase, chloroplastic-like: MAATVSTASAAATNKSPLSQPLDKPFCSPSQKLLSLSPKTLPKPYRTLVTASSKNPLNDVVSFKKSADNTLDSYFDDDDKPREECGVVGIYGDSEASRLCYLALHALQHRGQEGAGIVAVNDDVLKSITGVGLVSDVFNESKLDQLPGDMAIGHVRYSTAGSSMLKNVQPFVASYKFGSVGVAHNGNLVNYKLLRGELEENGSIFNTSSDTEVVLHLIAISKARPFLLRIVEACEKIEGAYSMVFVTEDKLVAVRDPHGFRPLVMGRRSNGAVVFASETCALDLIEATYEREVNPGEVVVVDKDGVHSICLMPHPERKSCIFEHIYFALPNSVVFGRSVYESRRAFGEILATEAPVECDVVIAVPDSGVVAALGYAAKAGVPFQQGLIRSHYVGRTFIEPSQKIRDFGVKLKLSPVRAVLEGKRVVVVDDSIVRGTTSSKIVRLLKEAGAKEVHMRIASPPIIASCYYGVDTPSSDELISNRMSVEEIKEFIGSDSLAFLPMDSLNKLLGNDSRSFCYACFSGNYPVEPTGKVKRIGDFMDDGLSGDMDSIDGGWLPGSSRVQKTILNEVRTG, encoded by the coding sequence ATGGCCGCCACCGTCTCCACCGCCTCTGCCGCCGCCACCAATAAATCTCCTCTTTCGCAGCCCCTCGACAAACCCTTTTGCTCCCCATCTCAAAAGCTCTTATCTTTATCCCCTAAAACCCTCCCAAAACCCTATAGAACTCTCGTCACCGCATCTTCCAAAAACCCCTTAAACGACGTCGTTTCGTTTAAGAAATCAGCTGACAATACATTGGACTCGTATTTTGACGATGACGACAAACCCCGTGAAGAGTGTGGCGTTGTGGGCATCTATGGCGACTCAGAGGCTTCACGCCTTTGCTATTTAGCACTTCACGCGCTTCAACACCGTGGTCAAGAAGGCGCCGGCATTGTCGCCGTTAACGACGACGTTCTTAAGTCAATTACAGGTGTTGGGTTAGTATCCGACGTGTTCAATGAGTCAAAGCTTGACCAACTCCCTGGTGACATGGCAATTGGCCACGTAAGGTACTCTACTGCTGGCTCTTCTATGTTAAAAAATGTTCAGCCTTTTGTTGCTAGTTATAAATTTGGGTCAGTTGGTGTTGCCCATAATGGTAATTTAGTGAATTATAAGTTACTGCGTGGTGAACTAGAAGAGAATGGGTCAATTTTTAATACGAGTTCTGATACTGAAGTGGTACTTCACCTTATTGCTATATCGAAAGCTAGGCCTTTTTTATTGAGGATTGTTGAGGCTTGTGAAAAAATTGAAGGTGCTTATTCTATGGTGTTTGTTACTGAGGATAAGTTGGTTGCCGTAAGGGATCCTCATGGGTTTAGGCCATTGGTTATGGGTAGGAGAAGTAATGGTGCTGTTGTTTTTGCGTCGGAGACGTGTGCTTTGGATTTGATTGAGGCTACTTATGAGAGGGAGGTGAATCCTGGTGAGGTTGTTGTTGTGGATAAAGATGGGGTTCATTCTATTTGTTTGATGCCTCATCCCGAGCGTAAATCTTGTATCTTTGAGCATATTTACTTTGCTCTGCCTAATTCGGTCGTGTTTGGGAGGTCTGTGTACGAGTCTAGGCGTgcttttggagagattcttgcgacTGAAGCTCCCGTGGAATGTGATGTTGTGATAGCAGTTCCTGATTCGGGTGTCGTGGCTGCGCTCGGTTATGCTGCTAAAGCGGGGGTACCGTTTCAACAAGGTTTGATAAGGTCGCATTATGTTGGTAGGACATTTATCGAGCCGTCGCAGAAGATAAGGGATTTCGGGGTGAAGCTTAAGTTGTCACCAGTTAGGGCAGTATTGGAGGGGAAAAGGGTTGTGGTCGTGGACGATTCAATCGTTAGAGGGACGACCTCGTCCAAGATTGTGAGGTTGTTGAAGGAGGCGGGTGCGAAAGAGGTTCATATGAGGATTGCAAGCCCACCAATTATAGCTTCTTGTTATTATGGAGTGGATACTCCTAGTTCAGATGAGCTGATATCAAATAGGATGAGTGTGGAGGAGATTAAGGAGTTCATTGGATCGGATTCGCTTGCTTTTCTGCCAATGGATAGCTTGAATAAGTTGTTAGGCAATGATTCTAGAAGCTTTTGCTATGCTTGCTTTTCGGGCAATTACCCGGTCGAGCCGACGGGTAAGGTTAAAAGGATTGGGGATTTCATGGATGATGGATTAAGTGGAGATATGGATTCCATTGATGGTGGTTGGCTACCAGGAAGTAGTAGGGTTCAAAAGACTATCTTGAATGAAGTTAGAACCGGCTAA